The following coding sequences lie in one Saccopteryx bilineata isolate mSacBil1 chromosome X, mSacBil1_pri_phased_curated, whole genome shotgun sequence genomic window:
- the NHSL2 gene encoding NHS-like protein 2 isoform X1 has product MPFYRRTVVPQRLCPRNPPQSLTELRDVSHLAALSLLRQLADLCGHSLALLEDLEGHLLALGRRTDNLARRAVRLRRRLPCRLLDPEDDQDELGHSNSSTGRVAYSTSSDIKPSHSIPDVVHGRLAVGQEAHFPNLTSTVLRNPSSDPEEPLQARSGTKPPSMESMRMVYSVPSSCNGPTESTFSASWKGDAFTYMTPSATSQSNQVNENGKSPSSGNSWVSLHTLPPLVPKEAATLFVTCDNPAGCRRSGGYSEHPMQRRQVSERPFKIGLLTAGTSRLETGPGGASRFRERSLSVPTDSGTTNVDYDEEQKSSEACALPYPSTSSDGSNSVDNIASLTSQQEAQHRRQRSKSISLKKAKKKPSPPTRSVSLVKDEPNLLQEGELALPKDQRPRSLCLSLEHQGNHSSQGHPAVPAFKDPEGTQFSHNWYLTDWKSGDTYQSLSSSSTATGTTVIECTQVQGSSESLASPSISRATTPSQLSIDVEAREVPSPGRPTGLMSPSSGYSSQSETPTPTVSMSLTLSHLPPSSGSVRVRPAVPERKSSLPATSPMEKISKSRLSFDLPLTSSTYLDLSGMSISIRSKTKVSRHHSDTKFGAKLIQKTSPNQPIMPMVTQSDLRSVRLRSVSKSEPEDDNESPDYAEESGEVFTLPERKMKPPIAEKPPLARRPPSLVHKPPSVPEDYPLILPTLAMTPKSSIQPMRPFPPDIYTVVRKPKSSSFPETRVPGESTAPSSVVFIPFASSSGAFCSGTQQPPQGSTEDEGSKVRALPERISLQSQEQTEKKGKIPPPVPKKPSVLYLPFTSPTAQMEAYVAEARLPVNPIITLEEDAKCPSAGDHLQSPVTRTTSMLQADGEREASLPGSSMEPSTEEKSVISDKTAEWIAEEDDDVFVASRTTEDLFTVIHRSKRKLLGWKEPSEAFAGGSRPSSHSPIKNTADSPISESAASAGSSSSVSLDAGRNDDFKALLQKKGSKATPRSRPSAAELLKTTNPLARRIIAQFSKDYDTTDSPST; this is encoded by the exons GTCACAGCAACAGCTCCACGGGCAGGGTGGCTTACTCTACCAGTTCAGACATCAAGCCCAGTCATTCCATTCCAGACGTTGTTCATGGAAGACTTGCAGTCGGTCAGGAAGCTCATTTCCCAAATCTCACCTCAACAGTACTGAGAAATCCTTCTAGTGATCCTGAAGAACCTCTCCAGGCACGTAGTGGCACTAAACCTCCTAGCATGGAAAGCATGAGAATGGTGTATAGCGTCCCCAGTTCTTGCAATGGACCAACAGAATCTACATTCTCTGCTTCCTGGAAAGGAGATGCTTTTACATATATGACTCCAAGTGCTACCAGTCAGAGCAATCAAgtcaatgaaaatggaaaaagtcCTTCCTCTGGGAATTCATGGGTCTCTCTGCACACACTGCCACCTCTGGTTCCTAAGGAGGCTGCTACCCTCTTTGTCACTTGTGATAACCCAGCAGGATGCAGAAGGTCAGGTGGCTACTCCGAGCACCCTATGCAACGAAGGCAAGTATCAGAGAGACCCTTCAAGATTGGCCTTCTGACTGCTGGTACTTCAAGGCTGGAGACAGGCCCAGGTGGGGCCAGCAGGTTCCGGGAGCGGTCGCTGTCTGTGCCCACAGACTCAGGCACCACAAACGTGGACTATGATGAGGAGCAGAAGTCCAGTGAAGCCTGTGCCCTGCCTTATCCTAGTACAAGTTCTGACGGCAGTAACAGTGTTGACAACATTGCCTCCCTTACTTCCCAACAGGAGGCCCAGCACAGAAGGCAGAGATCCAAGAGTATCTCACTCAAGAAAGCCAAAAAGAAGCCTTCTCCACCAACACGCAGTGTCTCACTGGTCAAAGATGAGCCAAACCTCTTGCAAGAAGGAGAGTTAGCATTACCCAAGGACCAGCGGCCCAGGAGCCTTTGCCTCTCCTTGGAACACCAAGGAAATCACTCATCCCAGGGTCACCCAGCTGTGCCAGCCTTCAAAGATCCAGAAGGTACACAATTCTCCCACAACTGGTATCTTACTGACTGGAAGTCTGGTGACACTTACCAGTCTTTGTCCAGCTCCAGCACTGCCACAGGTACCACAGTCATTGAGTGCACCCAAGTTCAGGGCAGCTCAGAGTCTCTTGCCTCCCCTTCCATCTCCAGAGCTACTACACCTTCCCAGCTCTCCATCGATGTAGAGGCCAGAGAGGTACCATCCCCTGGGAGGCCCACTGGGCTGATGTCACCCTCCAGTGGATACTCCAGCCAGTCAGAGACACCAACACCCACTGTCTCCATGTCCTTGACCTTGAGTCACTTGCCCCCTTCAAGTGGCAGTGTCCGGGTACGTCCAGCAGTACCTGAAAGGAAGTCATCACTACCCGCAACATCGCCAATGGAGAAAATTTCCAAGTCACGCCTATCATTTGACCTACCATTGACCTCTTCTACCTATCTGGACCTGTCTGGGATGAGTATCTCCATCCGAAGCAAAACCAAGGTGAGCCGGCATCACTCAGATACAAAATTTGGGGCCAAGCTGATCCAGAAAACTAGCCCTAATCAGCCAATCATGCCCATGGTTACTCAGTCTGACCTACGTTCTGTTCGCCTGAGGTCAGTCAGCAAGTCTGAACCAGAAGATGACAACGAGAGCCCTGACTATGCTGAGGAATCAGGAGAAGTCTTCACCTTGCCAGAGAGAAAGATGAAACCTCCCATAGCTGAGAAACCCCCACTGGCCCGAAGGCCTCCAAGCTTGGTCCACAAGCCACCATCTGTCCCTGAGGATTACCCACTAATTTTGCCTACATTGGCTATGACTCCTAAGAGCTCAATTCAACCCATGAGGCCATTCCCTCCGGACATCTATACGGTGGTGCGGAAACCAAAGTCCTCCAGCTTCCCTGAGACCAGAGTCCCAGGGGAGTCAACAGCACCTTCATCTGTTGTTTTCATACCTTTTGCCAGTTCCTCCGGTGCTTTCTGCTCAGGAACACAGCAACCTCCTCAAGGAAGCACAGAGGATGAGGGCTCCAAGGTGAGAGCCCTTCCTGAAAGAATTAGCCTCCAAAGCCAGGAACAAACTGAGAAGAAAGGCAAGATTCCACCTCCAGTACCAAAAAAACCCAGTGTGCTGTACCTGCCTTTCACCTCACCCACAGCTCAAATGGAGGCCtatgtggctgaggccaggctgcCTGTCAACCCCATCATCACCCTGGAGGAAGATGCCAAGTGTCCCTCTGCTGGCGACCACCTTCAATCACCTGTTACAAGGACAACTTCAATGCTACAGGCTGACGGTGAGAGGGAGGCAAGCCTTCCAG GGAGTTCGATGGAACCAAGCActgaagaaaaaagtgttatcaGTGATAAAACAGCTGAATGGATTGCAGAAGAAGATGATGATGTGTTTGTGGCTTCACGTACAACTGAAGATTTGTTTACTGTGATACACAG gTCCAAGAGAAAGCTGCTTGGCTGGAAGGAGCCCAGTGAGGCTTTTGCTGGAGGCAGCAGACCGAGCTCCCACTCACCAATAAAGAACACAGCTGATTCTCCAATTAGTGAGTCAGCTGCCTCTGCAGGGTCAAGCAGCAGTGTCAGCCTAGATGCTGGCAGAAATGATGATTTCAAGGCCTTGCTCCAAAAGAAGGGAAGTAAGGCAACTCCAAGGTCCCGCCCCTCAGCAGCCGAACTGCTGAAGACCACTAACCCACTGGCCCGGCGAATTATTGCACAATTTTCAAAAGACTATGACACCACTGATAGCCCCAGTACCTAA